Proteins from a single region of Lujinxingia litoralis:
- a CDS encoding YceD family protein — protein MKAINSENFELDLLDFQGEAVELSFKAPIDELGWLAQGLDEAGYRPAEDAEFEVELSAQLIDSTVRLSGTVAGVLVYTCGRCMRERRFELDSSVEFVLMSRASWEEAYGDQEEIVLSADDLDVSFYEGEVIDLRPLIVEAVVLELPSFARCPEEDSQSCDQAFEAHVGQETVETNEANSMDLRWSKLREIKLKSDAKD, from the coding sequence ATGAAAGCGATCAACAGCGAAAACTTCGAGCTCGATCTCCTTGATTTTCAAGGTGAAGCGGTCGAACTGAGCTTTAAGGCTCCGATCGACGAGCTGGGCTGGCTGGCCCAGGGGCTTGACGAGGCGGGTTACCGACCGGCGGAAGACGCGGAGTTTGAGGTCGAATTGAGCGCACAGCTCATCGACTCGACGGTGCGTCTCAGTGGGACGGTGGCCGGTGTGCTGGTGTACACCTGCGGGCGCTGCATGCGCGAGCGCCGCTTCGAGCTTGACTCTTCGGTCGAGTTCGTGTTGATGTCTCGCGCTTCGTGGGAGGAGGCCTATGGCGATCAGGAAGAGATCGTGCTAAGTGCCGACGACCTCGACGTGAGCTTCTACGAGGGAGAGGTCATTGACCTTCGCCCGCTGATTGTAGAAGCGGTGGTTCTGGAGCTGCCCAGCTTCGCACGTTGCCCGGAGGAAGATTCGCAGTCCTGCGATCAAGCCTTTGAGGCGCATGTGGGTCAGGAGACGGTGGAGACCAACGAAGCCAACTCCATGGATTTGCGCTGGTCGAAGCTGCGTGAGATCAAGCTCAAGAGCGACGCCAAAGATTAA
- the rpmF gene encoding 50S ribosomal protein L32: MAVPKKRKSQAKTRSRRANHDKLTAIKLQRCPQCYAPKRSHRACADCGFYGEEQVVEVWEQY, translated from the coding sequence ATGGCTGTGCCCAAGAAACGTAAGTCCCAGGCCAAGACGCGCTCGCGTCGCGCCAACCACGACAAGCTTACCGCCATCAAACTGCAGCGTTGCCCGCAGTGCTACGCGCCCAAGCGCTCGCACCGCGCCTGCGCCGACTGTGGCTTCTACGGCGAAGAGCAGGTGGTTGAGGTGTGGGAGCAGTACTGA
- the rpiB gene encoding ribose 5-phosphate isomerase B, producing the protein MAIASDHAGTELKAELNEWVGSHSHTVRDLGPSDGSPVDYPDFAERVARVVARGEARFGILICGSGVGMSIAANKVAGIRAVLVSNPVQARLARQHNDANVICLGARLSGSDMAKACVEAFLTTAFDPGDDGRHRRRVARITELETGDDSDS; encoded by the coding sequence GTGGCGATCGCCTCGGATCACGCCGGCACCGAGCTGAAGGCCGAGCTCAACGAATGGGTCGGCAGCCACTCCCACACGGTGCGCGACCTGGGCCCCTCGGATGGTTCCCCGGTGGACTATCCCGACTTTGCCGAACGCGTGGCTCGCGTGGTCGCACGTGGCGAGGCCCGCTTCGGGATTCTGATCTGTGGATCCGGGGTGGGGATGTCGATCGCGGCAAATAAAGTCGCCGGTATCCGGGCGGTGCTGGTGAGCAACCCGGTTCAGGCCCGGCTGGCGCGTCAGCATAATGACGCCAACGTCATCTGCCTGGGCGCCCGGTTGAGTGGATCCGACATGGCCAAAGCCTGTGTGGAAGCCTTCTTGACCACAGCCTTTGATCCGGGCGATGACGGGCGCCACCGCCGGCGAGTGGCCCGCATCACCGAGCTTGAAACGGGCGACGACTCCGACTCCTGA
- the nrdR gene encoding transcriptional regulator NrdR: protein MRCPFCGHLEDRVVDSRQARGGSAIRRRRECLECERRFTTYEQIEESFPQIIKRDGTREEYDREKIERGIRLACSKRPISLAEIEAVIERFEERMLELSQREVTSDWIGSAITTELRALDPVAYIRFASVYRAFNDIEEFLSELRDLDQFERDRGDSSEPSPKD, encoded by the coding sequence ATGCGCTGTCCCTTCTGTGGCCACCTCGAAGATCGTGTCGTGGACTCTCGCCAGGCCCGCGGTGGTTCGGCCATTCGTCGCCGCCGTGAATGCCTGGAGTGCGAACGCCGCTTTACGACGTATGAGCAGATTGAGGAGTCCTTTCCGCAGATCATCAAGCGCGACGGCACCCGCGAGGAGTACGATCGTGAGAAGATCGAGCGCGGCATTCGGCTGGCCTGCAGCAAGCGACCGATCTCACTGGCTGAGATCGAAGCGGTGATCGAGCGCTTTGAGGAAAGGATGCTGGAGCTGAGCCAGCGCGAGGTGACGAGCGACTGGATAGGCTCGGCCATCACCACCGAGCTGCGTGCGCTGGACCCGGTGGCCTACATCCGCTTTGCCAGCGTTTATCGTGCGTTCAACGACATCGAAGAGTTCTTGAGCGAGCTGCGCGATCTCGATCAGTTTGAGCGCGACCGGGGCGACTCGTCCGAGCCCTCCCCGAAGGATTGA
- the ribD gene encoding bifunctional diaminohydroxyphosphoribosylaminopyrimidine deaminase/5-amino-6-(5-phosphoribosylamino)uracil reductase RibD, whose amino-acid sequence MVASVEKPTDAAYMAQAIELARRAEGRTRPNPLVGCVIVRDGEIIGRGYHARAGEDHAEVAAIKDAGGDVAGAELYVNLEPCSHHNRTPPCSDALIAHKIRRVVVGTIDPNPRVSGRGIRRLRAAGLEVVHGVLDQESQALNAPFFKYITTGLPRVVAKWAMTLDGKIAASGGDSRWITGDIARQRVHELRNRLDAILVGTGTLLADDPKLTCRLAGGRDPVRFVLDADLVASPELAIFNLVDSPAPTWVICADDADPARAEALRARHNVDLISVARDDSGRLDARQVLQAIASKELLSVLVEGGAGLHGTLFDQGLIDEVYAFVAPKLIGGSGPSPLGGAGLELMSQAVTLDGLSLEQLGDDLLLRGDIPQERRALLPSIFDEV is encoded by the coding sequence ATGGTAGCCTCCGTAGAGAAGCCCACCGACGCGGCGTATATGGCCCAGGCCATTGAGCTGGCGCGACGGGCCGAGGGCCGCACCCGGCCCAACCCGCTGGTGGGATGTGTGATTGTGCGTGATGGCGAGATCATCGGTCGGGGCTACCACGCCCGCGCCGGAGAGGATCACGCCGAGGTCGCCGCCATCAAAGATGCCGGCGGCGACGTGGCCGGTGCCGAGCTCTACGTCAACCTGGAGCCTTGCAGTCATCATAACCGCACCCCGCCCTGCTCCGATGCGCTCATCGCGCATAAGATCCGGCGTGTGGTGGTCGGCACCATCGATCCCAACCCGCGGGTGAGTGGACGCGGCATCCGACGCCTGCGTGCCGCCGGGCTGGAGGTGGTGCACGGTGTGCTCGACCAGGAGAGCCAGGCGCTCAACGCGCCCTTTTTCAAGTACATCACCACCGGACTTCCCCGGGTGGTAGCGAAGTGGGCGATGACTCTGGACGGCAAAATCGCCGCCAGCGGCGGTGACTCGCGCTGGATCACCGGCGACATCGCTCGCCAGCGCGTGCACGAGCTGCGCAATCGCCTGGATGCCATTCTGGTGGGCACCGGCACGCTGCTGGCCGACGACCCGAAGCTGACCTGCCGGCTGGCGGGAGGGCGCGACCCGGTGCGCTTTGTGCTCGACGCCGATCTGGTGGCGTCGCCAGAGCTTGCGATCTTCAACCTGGTCGACTCCCCGGCCCCGACCTGGGTGATCTGCGCCGACGACGCCGATCCGGCACGGGCCGAAGCCCTGAGAGCTCGCCATAACGTCGACCTGATCTCGGTGGCCCGGGACGACTCCGGTCGCCTGGACGCCCGGCAGGTGCTGCAGGCGATCGCCTCCAAAGAGCTGCTCAGCGTTCTGGTCGAAGGTGGCGCCGGCCTCCATGGCACACTCTTTGACCAGGGGCTCATCGACGAGGTGTACGCCTTTGTGGCCCCCAAACTCATTGGCGGCAGTGGCCCCTCCCCCCTTGGCGGCGCCGGGCTGGAGCTTATGTCGCAGGCGGTCACGCTCGACGGGCTGAGCCTGGAGCAGCTCGGCGACGACCTGTTACTCCGCGGGGACATCCCCCAAGAGCGCCGCGCGCTACTCCCTTCGATCTTCGACGAGGTATAG
- a CDS encoding riboflavin synthase has translation MFTGLVADLGEVRARKQAGENWELTLATSFDLSTVELGESIAVDGACLTVTRLESGAFCVDASPETLQKTTLGDRRPGDRVHLERALRVGDRLGGHLVLGHVDGVGVVRSRRKDKNAWLFEVDAPPEVAPYLIDKGSVCVDGVSLTLNSVAGARFSLAIIPFTSDKTKLTDYQVGQRVNLEADVLGKYVRKFVDPQATGGLDLAKLARFGFQ, from the coding sequence ATGTTTACCGGATTGGTTGCCGACCTGGGCGAGGTTCGCGCCCGCAAACAGGCTGGCGAGAACTGGGAGCTCACCCTTGCGACGAGCTTTGATCTGAGCACGGTGGAGCTGGGCGAATCCATTGCTGTGGACGGCGCCTGCCTCACGGTCACGCGCCTGGAAAGCGGGGCGTTTTGCGTGGACGCCAGCCCGGAGACCCTGCAGAAAACCACGCTGGGCGATCGTCGCCCCGGCGATCGCGTCCACCTGGAGCGTGCCCTGCGTGTGGGAGATCGCCTGGGCGGTCACCTGGTGCTGGGCCACGTCGACGGGGTCGGCGTGGTGCGCAGCCGCCGCAAAGATAAAAACGCCTGGCTCTTTGAGGTGGACGCCCCCCCGGAAGTTGCGCCTTACCTTATCGATAAAGGCTCGGTCTGCGTCGACGGGGTCAGCCTGACGCTAAACTCGGTGGCCGGGGCGCGCTTTAGCCTTGCGATCATTCCCTTTACGTCCGACAAGACCAAACTCACCGACTACCAGGTCGGTCAGCGCGTCAACCTGGAGGCTGACGTGCTCGGAAAATATGTGCGCAAGTTCGTCGATCCGCAGGCTACCGGAGGCCTGGATCTGGCGAAGCTGGCCCGCTTCGGATTTCAATGA
- the ribB gene encoding 3,4-dihydroxy-2-butanone-4-phosphate synthase — protein sequence MSDAAIARVERALKAIAQGEMVILLDAEERENEGDLVMAADKVTPEAINFMATHGRGLICLTLTPERIETLGIPMMVDSNTSPFGTAFTVSIEAAEGVTTGISAADRARTVQAAVAPGATRHDIVMPGHIFPLRAREGGVLVRTGQTEGSVDLARLAGCEPSGVICEIMNPDGTMARLDDLERFAEEHNMVLISVSDIITYRLQRESLLEVVEESTLNTEYPGDWKVRVYRSRVDEAEHLCFICGEPDADTPTPVRVQPRIDGFDLFLQERSESAHLIGDCMQAIGEAGTGVIVYLDKPGSRASDLVRRYVHKAATELSEEERAKQINQPRQILRSLGIGAQILRDAGCGKVEVMTNRPKTIIGSDGFGIEIVNQIPIPQRSA from the coding sequence ATGTCTGACGCCGCAATCGCTCGCGTAGAACGAGCTCTCAAAGCCATCGCCCAGGGCGAGATGGTGATCCTGCTCGACGCCGAGGAGCGCGAGAACGAGGGGGATCTAGTGATGGCCGCCGATAAGGTCACTCCCGAAGCCATCAACTTTATGGCCACCCACGGGCGCGGGCTGATCTGCCTGACCCTGACGCCGGAGCGTATCGAGACGCTGGGCATTCCGATGATGGTCGACAGCAACACCAGCCCCTTTGGCACCGCCTTTACCGTGAGCATTGAGGCGGCCGAGGGCGTGACCACCGGGATCTCCGCGGCGGACCGCGCCCGCACGGTGCAGGCGGCGGTGGCTCCGGGAGCTACCCGCCACGACATCGTGATGCCGGGGCATATCTTCCCGCTTCGCGCCCGTGAGGGCGGCGTTCTGGTGCGCACCGGTCAGACCGAAGGCAGCGTCGATCTGGCGCGTCTGGCGGGCTGCGAGCCCTCCGGAGTCATCTGCGAGATCATGAATCCCGATGGCACCATGGCTCGCCTCGACGACCTGGAGCGCTTTGCCGAGGAGCACAACATGGTGCTGATCTCGGTCAGCGATATCATCACCTACCGCCTGCAGCGGGAATCTCTGCTGGAGGTGGTCGAGGAGAGCACCCTCAACACCGAGTACCCGGGCGATTGGAAGGTTCGCGTCTACCGCAGCCGGGTCGATGAAGCCGAACACCTCTGCTTTATCTGCGGCGAGCCCGACGCGGACACGCCGACCCCGGTGCGGGTGCAGCCGCGCATCGACGGGTTCGACCTCTTTTTGCAAGAGCGCAGCGAGAGCGCTCACCTGATCGGCGACTGCATGCAGGCCATTGGCGAGGCCGGCACCGGGGTCATCGTGTACCTGGACAAGCCCGGCAGCCGTGCCAGCGATCTGGTGCGCCGCTATGTGCACAAGGCCGCCACCGAGCTCAGCGAGGAGGAGCGCGCCAAGCAGATCAACCAGCCTCGCCAGATCCTGCGCTCGCTGGGCATCGGCGCCCAGATCCTGCGCGACGCCGGCTGCGGCAAGGTCGAAGTCATGACCAACCGTCCCAAGACCATCATCGGCAGCGACGGCTTCGGCATTGAGATCGTCAACCAGATCCCGATCCCCCAACGCTCCGCCTGA
- the ribH gene encoding 6,7-dimethyl-8-ribityllumazine synthase — translation MTNTYEGGFHGQGKRFAIVSARWNSFFSDQLLSGAIDTLVRHGVEKDDITVVRCPGCFELPMTAARVKRSLDVDAIICLGVLIRGATPHFDYIAAEATKGIGQLAMDGEIPLSFGVITCDSLDQAVERSGSKVGNKGVEAAMAALEMVNLYDALSG, via the coding sequence ATGACCAACACCTACGAAGGTGGCTTTCACGGCCAGGGCAAGCGTTTTGCGATCGTATCGGCGCGCTGGAACTCCTTTTTCTCCGACCAGCTTTTGAGCGGTGCCATCGATACCCTGGTGCGTCACGGCGTGGAGAAAGACGACATCACCGTGGTGCGCTGCCCGGGCTGCTTCGAACTGCCGATGACCGCCGCCCGCGTCAAACGCTCCCTCGACGTCGACGCGATCATCTGCCTGGGCGTGCTCATTCGCGGTGCCACCCCGCACTTTGACTACATCGCCGCCGAAGCCACCAAAGGCATCGGACAGCTGGCGATGGATGGCGAGATTCCGCTGAGCTTTGGCGTGATCACCTGTGATTCTCTGGACCAGGCCGTGGAGCGCAGCGGCTCCAAGGTCGGCAATAAAGGCGTGGAGGCGGCCATGGCCGCGCTCGAGATGGTCAACCTCTACGACGCCCTCTCAGGCTAA
- the nusB gene encoding transcription antitermination factor NusB: protein MIDKQRRARRAALRTLYAIDVSGYESGQALESIRATLAEPDDHPARYWDLVVHRVTAVIDNLSKIDEEITVLSPRWRIGRMAAVDRNLLRLGISELLEGETAPLVVINACVELAKEFGDKGTPGFINGLLDQLCQNRNITIAAEE from the coding sequence ATGATCGACAAACAACGACGCGCTCGCCGCGCCGCGCTGCGCACCCTCTACGCCATTGATGTCTCGGGCTACGAGTCGGGCCAGGCCCTGGAAAGCATTCGCGCGACCCTGGCCGAGCCCGACGACCACCCGGCGCGCTACTGGGACCTGGTGGTCCATCGGGTCACGGCGGTGATCGATAACCTCTCGAAGATCGATGAGGAGATCACGGTCTTAAGCCCCCGCTGGCGCATCGGACGTATGGCCGCGGTCGACCGAAATCTGCTTCGCCTGGGGATCAGTGAGCTCCTGGAGGGCGAGACGGCGCCGCTGGTCGTGATCAACGCCTGTGTGGAGCTCGCCAAGGAGTTTGGCGATAAAGGTACCCCGGGTTTCATCAACGGACTGCTCGACCAGTTATGTCAAAACCGCAACATCACCATCGCCGCCGAAGAGTGA
- a CDS encoding MBL fold metallo-hydrolase, with protein MTPPLSPSPAPQLRFYGHATFGLRAGEHSLIIDPYRPGGFGGLMALPPIEEHFDRVITTHDHDDHAAIDTLVGPPPRLVEGTFGPFTLHRIPAYHDEYQGSRRGGTSDLLLIQVHGCSVLHCGDIGHSPRPEDLRALRALGRPDVMIVPVGGYFTVGAAQAWEWCRALSPRLMVPVHGADPRVGLALRPRAHFLAGSIWPVEEVGERVELNAGLLSFESRVLVMGSASA; from the coding sequence ATGACTCCGCCCCTCTCCCCGAGCCCGGCGCCTCAGCTGCGCTTCTACGGACACGCGACCTTCGGGCTTCGAGCCGGTGAGCATAGCCTGATCATCGATCCCTACCGCCCCGGCGGGTTCGGCGGCCTGATGGCACTTCCCCCGATCGAGGAGCATTTCGATCGGGTGATCACCACCCACGACCACGACGACCACGCCGCGATCGACACCCTCGTCGGCCCCCCGCCACGCCTGGTCGAAGGAACATTTGGGCCCTTCACCCTCCACCGCATCCCGGCCTACCATGACGAATATCAGGGAAGTCGCCGCGGCGGCACAAGCGACCTCCTCCTGATCCAGGTTCACGGTTGCTCGGTGCTGCACTGTGGCGACATCGGCCATAGCCCTCGCCCCGAAGACCTCCGGGCGCTGAGGGCGCTGGGCCGGCCGGACGTGATGATCGTGCCCGTCGGCGGCTACTTCACCGTGGGCGCGGCTCAGGCCTGGGAGTGGTGCCGGGCCCTGAGCCCGCGGCTGATGGTCCCGGTTCACGGCGCCGACCCACGCGTGGGCCTGGCGCTGAGACCCCGCGCGCACTTTCTCGCCGGAAGCATCTGGCCGGTGGAGGAGGTCGGCGAGCGCGTTGAATTAAACGCCGGATTGCTTAGTTTTGAATCGAGGGTGCTGGTGATGGGATCGGCGTCTGCATGA
- a CDS encoding tetratricopeptide repeat protein, producing MNTRHTLLTALACALFLSACARANKPTESAIIVPSAATTAPHYRGDGSIPAQRYVVRMSDGQRDWEVEFPEVATGYEMRIPLGTESSSEVFPTHHPLTQADKELIDHLRRTDPNFEREGAFVDGEHVLDRETGEPQPRQRPDGQAEAEPAPSRPSYYRGVEDIKRLAQAGSHEMALVHLVELERHYPGDVQLLMMKGTLWSFLGRPSLARQAWEEVLQIDPENREVIDALRQLEQGVDDLED from the coding sequence GTGAACACGCGACATACCCTCCTGACAGCCCTGGCCTGCGCCCTATTTTTGAGCGCCTGCGCGCGCGCCAACAAGCCCACCGAGAGCGCCATCATCGTGCCCTCGGCCGCAACCACCGCGCCTCACTACCGCGGCGATGGCTCCATCCCCGCCCAACGCTACGTCGTGCGCATGAGCGACGGCCAACGCGACTGGGAGGTGGAGTTCCCGGAAGTCGCCACCGGCTACGAGATGCGCATTCCCCTGGGCACCGAGTCCTCCTCCGAGGTCTTCCCCACGCATCACCCGCTGACTCAGGCCGACAAAGAACTCATCGACCACCTGCGCCGCACCGACCCCAACTTCGAGCGCGAAGGAGCCTTCGTCGATGGTGAACATGTCCTCGACCGCGAAACCGGCGAACCCCAGCCCCGCCAGCGGCCTGACGGCCAGGCCGAAGCCGAGCCCGCCCCGAGTCGCCCCAGCTACTACCGCGGCGTCGAAGACATCAAACGCCTGGCCCAGGCCGGCAGCCACGAAATGGCCCTGGTCCACCTCGTGGAGCTGGAGCGCCACTATCCCGGCGATGTGCAACTTCTTATGATGAAAGGCACCCTGTGGAGTTTTCTGGGCCGCCCCTCCCTGGCCCGTCAGGCCTGGGAAGAGGTCTTGCAGATCGATCCCGAAAACCGCGAAGTCATCGATGCCCTGCGCCAGCTGGAGCAGGGTGTCGATGACCTGGAAGACTAA
- a CDS encoding motility protein A: protein MHVLIGALIVVATFLTAFQYISHEFSGFFNLYSAILLGGVPIGLMIMTYRFGVIAQAFKGLGRSLWGNPAAERDRLLEHLLAFARALRAERPAEASAVLEREPDPMFKHLGRQLLQQTGPDELELDAMVIGRRELNAHQSGERVFGSLGDFAPAMGMIGTVIGLIQLLANMRDFEKLGPGMAIALLTTFYGLILAHLLYLPLARLIGQRRLQRADNLNLVVDGMLKIARRRPLHELQNLLAQGRTTTLTPVEPTRRSA from the coding sequence ATGCACGTTTTGATCGGTGCCCTCATCGTCGTCGCTACGTTTCTGACGGCCTTTCAATACATCAGCCACGAATTCAGCGGCTTTTTTAACCTCTACTCCGCGATCCTGCTCGGCGGCGTCCCCATCGGGCTGATGATCATGACCTACCGCTTTGGCGTCATCGCCCAGGCCTTCAAAGGACTGGGCCGCTCGCTCTGGGGGAATCCAGCCGCCGAGCGCGATCGCCTGCTGGAGCATCTGCTGGCCTTTGCCCGGGCCCTGCGCGCCGAACGCCCCGCCGAGGCCTCGGCGGTCCTGGAGCGTGAGCCCGACCCGATGTTCAAGCACCTGGGACGCCAGCTCTTGCAGCAGACCGGACCCGACGAGCTGGAGCTCGATGCGATGGTGATCGGTCGTCGTGAGTTAAACGCCCACCAGAGTGGCGAGCGCGTCTTCGGCAGCCTGGGCGACTTCGCCCCGGCCATGGGCATGATCGGCACCGTCATCGGACTGATTCAGCTTTTGGCCAACATGCGCGACTTCGAGAAGCTCGGTCCGGGCATGGCCATCGCCCTCTTGACCACCTTTTACGGCCTGATCCTGGCCCACCTTCTCTACCTGCCCCTGGCCAGACTCATCGGGCAGCGCCGCCTGCAGCGCGCCGACAACCTCAACCTGGTCGTCGACGGCATGCTCAAAATCGCGCGCCGTCGTCCCCTCCACGAACTCCAAAACCTCCTGGCGCAGGGACGCACCACCACCCTGACCCCGGTGGAACCCACCCGGAGGAGCGCGTGA
- a CDS encoding OmpA/MotB family protein yields the protein MSGLIQERFTEEIPTGQAGWIVSYADMMTILLTFMILLLSISTIAQTKYDLLVQAFTGERAGNLYEVQEKIDRIIEEQALGGEVQTLLDDEGLKVQFSNALLFDSGSADLRPRALPVIEPIERHLVHDLAPNYGLVIEGYTDDVPIVSGRYRSNWELSTSRAIHVMERLKSAGLDPRRMSVQGFADTRPATEVDLLDTRALDALDDQTRAEVRAANRRVVIRIDTLDPDLVQRLYPTSPGDTASDSPQENL from the coding sequence GTGAGCGGCCTGATTCAAGAACGCTTCACCGAAGAGATTCCCACCGGACAGGCCGGGTGGATCGTCAGCTACGCCGATATGATGACGATCCTGCTCACGTTTATGATCCTGCTCCTCTCCATCTCGACCATCGCTCAGACCAAGTACGACCTGCTCGTCCAGGCGTTTACCGGCGAGCGCGCCGGCAACCTCTACGAAGTCCAGGAGAAGATCGATCGCATCATCGAGGAGCAGGCTCTCGGCGGTGAGGTCCAGACCCTGCTCGACGATGAGGGACTAAAAGTTCAGTTTTCCAACGCCCTGCTCTTTGACTCGGGTAGCGCCGATCTTCGCCCCCGCGCCCTCCCGGTCATTGAGCCCATCGAACGCCACCTGGTCCACGACCTGGCCCCCAACTACGGCCTGGTCATCGAGGGCTACACCGATGATGTCCCGATCGTCTCGGGACGCTACCGCTCCAACTGGGAGCTCTCGACCTCGCGGGCCATCCACGTGATGGAACGCCTTAAAAGCGCCGGCCTCGACCCACGGCGGATGTCGGTGCAGGGCTTTGCCGACACCCGCCCGGCCACCGAAGTCGATCTGCTGGACACCCGAGCCCTCGACGCGCTCGACGACCAGACCCGCGCCGAGGTCCGCGCGGCCAACCGCCGGGTGGTGATTCGCATCGACACCCTCGATCCCGATCTTGTGCAACGCCTCTATCCCACCTCCCCAGGCGACACCGCTTCGGACAGCCCCCAGGAGAACCTCTGA
- a CDS encoding cyclic nucleotide-binding domain-containing protein, with product MSWKFLDISTLRDVDLFAGISDRALESLLAITTTLHPKPAELIFREGDAGNALYIILDGEVRISKDIHGVGEEALAFLKAGSYFGEMALLDEHARRSAHAIAGGTCHLGVLERDALLKLMRDDRDLANEILWSFVATLSARLRESNEKIAFFAMSNMFE from the coding sequence ATGAGCTGGAAGTTTCTCGACATCTCCACATTGCGCGACGTCGATCTCTTTGCCGGCATCAGCGATCGCGCGCTGGAGTCGCTGCTGGCCATCACCACCACCCTTCACCCCAAACCGGCCGAGCTCATCTTTCGGGAAGGCGATGCGGGCAACGCCCTCTACATCATCCTGGATGGCGAGGTGCGCATCTCCAAAGACATTCACGGCGTCGGCGAGGAAGCACTGGCGTTTTTAAAAGCCGGCTCCTATTTCGGCGAGATGGCCCTTCTGGATGAACATGCTCGCCGCAGCGCGCATGCCATCGCCGGCGGGACCTGTCACCTGGGCGTGCTGGAGCGCGACGCCCTCCTGAAGCTGATGCGCGACGACCGCGACCTGGCCAATGAAATCCTCTGGAGCTTTGTGGCCACGCTCTCCGCGCGCCTGCGCGAGAGCAACGAAAAGATCGCGTTCTTTGCCATGAGCAACATGTTTGAGTGA
- a CDS encoding acyl-CoA dehydrogenase family protein, producing the protein MKKYAQFTDEHDIFRKAVRDFCLNELATHADDWEAAREFPRDVFERMGELGFIGCRYPEELGGSGGDIWHTAVLAEELPRASMAGLTMALLVQSDMATPVIAELGTQEQKEEFLIPALRGEKIAALGISEPGAGSDVAGIRTSAQREGDDFIINGQKTWITNGTRADFITLAVRTDPDNRYGGISLFLFPTDTPGFSVGQKLEKIGNHCSDTAELFFEDCALPARYMLGEEGAGFYYIMQNFQGERLVGALTGIASAQIVLDETITYCRERHAFDRPLSGFQVTRHKLAEMETQLEACRALTYHAAQLFERGIPCQREISMAKMLAGEHAMKVIDGCLQLHGGMGYVEEGPVARAWRDARLLSIAGGTTEIMKEIVSKVMGL; encoded by the coding sequence ATGAAAAAGTATGCCCAGTTCACCGACGAGCACGACATCTTTCGCAAGGCCGTGCGCGACTTCTGCCTCAACGAACTCGCCACGCACGCCGACGACTGGGAAGCCGCGCGCGAGTTCCCCCGCGACGTCTTTGAACGCATGGGCGAGCTGGGGTTTATCGGCTGTCGCTACCCCGAAGAACTCGGGGGCTCGGGAGGCGACATCTGGCATACCGCGGTGCTGGCCGAAGAGCTCCCACGGGCCTCGATGGCCGGCCTGACCATGGCGCTTCTGGTCCAGAGTGACATGGCCACGCCCGTCATCGCCGAGTTGGGCACACAGGAGCAAAAAGAAGAGTTTTTAATCCCCGCCCTCCGCGGCGAAAAGATCGCCGCCCTGGGCATCTCCGAGCCCGGTGCCGGCAGCGATGTTGCCGGCATCCGAACCAGCGCGCAGCGCGAGGGCGACGACTTCATCATCAACGGCCAGAAGACCTGGATCACCAACGGCACCCGGGCCGACTTTATCACCCTGGCAGTACGCACCGACCCGGATAACCGTTACGGCGGCATCAGCCTCTTTCTCTTCCCGACCGATACGCCGGGATTCAGCGTGGGCCAGAAACTCGAAAAAATCGGAAACCACTGCTCCGACACCGCCGAGCTCTTCTTCGAAGACTGCGCCTTGCCGGCGCGCTACATGCTGGGCGAAGAGGGAGCCGGATTCTACTACATCATGCAAAACTTCCAGGGAGAGCGGCTGGTCGGCGCCCTCACCGGCATCGCCAGCGCTCAGATCGTGCTCGATGAAACGATCACCTACTGCCGGGAACGTCATGCCTTCGATCGCCCCCTCTCGGGCTTTCAGGTCACTCGCCACAAGCTCGCCGAAATGGAAACTCAGCTTGAGGCATGCCGTGCACTGACCTACCACGCCGCCCAGCTCTTCGAGCGCGGGATCCCCTGCCAGCGCGAAATCTCCATGGCCAAGATGCTGGCCGGCGAACACGCAATGAAGGTCATCGACGGCTGCCTGCAACTCCACGGTGGGATGGGTTACGTTGAAGAAGGCCCCGTGGCCCGCGCCTGGCGCGACGCGCGCCTCCTCTCCATCGCTGGCGGCACCACCGAGATCATGAAGGAAATCGTCTCCAAGGTCATGGGCCTCTGA